In Syntrophorhabdaceae bacterium, a single genomic region encodes these proteins:
- a CDS encoding NAD-dependent deacylase, with the protein MSSDIEKTIERLRHTKSLLVITGAGISAESGIPTFRGNDGLWQNYRAEELATPWAFERDPVTVWKWYDWRRGIIGKTEPNAGHLAIKRLEEVFPNFFLITQNVDGLHGRTGITNIVEIHGNLWKVRCTRDNRTSMLMDIPLKTIPPVCECGNILRPDVVWFGESIPSEALQTSYNVMSLCDTLMVVGTSGVVYPVASFPETVKGNGGFVIEVNLEPTPITQAADVSLFGKSGDILPAIVEGLQTA; encoded by the coding sequence GTGAGTAGTGATATCGAAAAGACCATTGAGCGGCTGCGCCATACGAAATCCCTCCTTGTTATAACAGGCGCCGGGATCTCCGCGGAGAGCGGCATCCCCACGTTCAGGGGGAATGATGGTCTGTGGCAAAACTACAGGGCAGAGGAGCTTGCCACCCCGTGGGCATTCGAGCGTGACCCTGTAACAGTATGGAAATGGTACGACTGGAGACGGGGGATCATAGGAAAGACAGAACCGAACGCAGGACACCTTGCGATAAAGAGGCTTGAAGAGGTCTTCCCGAACTTTTTTCTTATAACGCAGAATGTCGATGGTCTCCACGGAAGAACAGGGATCACCAACATCGTTGAGATCCATGGAAATCTCTGGAAAGTGCGCTGTACGCGGGACAACAGAACGTCGATGCTGATGGATATTCCTTTAAAAACGATACCCCCGGTTTGTGAATGTGGGAATATACTGAGACCGGACGTTGTCTGGTTCGGGGAGTCTATCCCGTCTGAAGCCTTGCAGACGTCTTATAACGTGATGAGCCTGTGTGACACACTGATGGTCGTCGGAACTTCAGGGGTAGTATATCCTGTTGCTTCATTTCCGGAGACAGTCAAGGGCAACGGCGGCTTTGTCATTGAAGTGAATCTGGAACCCACGCCGATTACTCAAGCAGCGGACGTTTCCTTATTCGGGAAGTCAGGCGACATCCTGCCGGCGATCGTAGAAGGGTTACAGACAGCATAA
- a CDS encoding DUF2520 domain-containing protein yields the protein MMNVGNVGIIGAGKVGVSTGFMMKRSGIAVRAISDVLDASLDTARRYLAEDVAYTKSNLDVVRTCDVIAITTQDRIIKDVVREIDAGTGSLDGKMFFHTSGADPSSILKPLDEKGALLGSLHPLQTFPDIDSAITVLPDTYIFIEGDEGALKTLTFIGEKIGHRVQMIGGNDKVLYHLSAVFVCNLLCALCYTGEKIMDTINIDLEPFLPIIRATLKNIENKGPLMSLTGPVIRGDLKTVEAHLRAIHDMEAYKDVYKTLSRIALKMTQERKMLDEETIRKLKSVLGGKAGE from the coding sequence ATGATGAATGTCGGGAATGTCGGGATCATTGGGGCAGGCAAGGTAGGTGTGTCGACCGGGTTTATGATGAAACGAAGCGGTATTGCCGTTCGTGCCATTTCGGATGTTCTGGACGCTTCGCTTGATACGGCCAGAAGATATCTCGCTGAAGATGTTGCATATACAAAAAGCAACCTCGATGTTGTGAGAACCTGTGATGTCATAGCAATCACCACACAGGACAGGATAATAAAGGATGTTGTCAGGGAGATAGATGCAGGCACGGGGTCACTTGATGGGAAGATGTTTTTCCATACAAGCGGCGCTGATCCGTCATCGATCCTGAAGCCGCTTGACGAAAAGGGCGCCCTGCTCGGTTCATTACATCCGTTACAGACATTCCCCGATATCGACAGCGCCATAACTGTCCTTCCTGATACATATATATTCATCGAAGGCGACGAGGGCGCATTAAAGACACTCACCTTCATCGGCGAAAAGATCGGTCACAGGGTACAAATGATAGGCGGCAATGACAAGGTGCTCTACCACCTGTCGGCGGTATTTGTCTGCAACCTGCTCTGCGCGCTGTGTTATACAGGAGAAAAGATCATGGACACTATTAATATTGACCTTGAACCGTTTCTCCCGATCATCCGCGCGACGTTGAAAAATATCGAGAACAAGGGTCCGCTTATGTCCCTGACCGGACCGGTCATAAGGGGTGATCTGAAAACAGTGGAGGCACATCTCCGGGCAATACACGATATGGAAGCTTATAAGGATGTGTATAAAACACTCTCCAGGATCGCGCTGAAGATGACTCAGGAGAGAAAAATGCTGGACGAGGAGACGATCCGGAAACTGAAATCCGTTCTGGGAGGCAAAGCAGGTGAGTAG